A region of Hoplias malabaricus isolate fHopMal1 chromosome 12, fHopMal1.hap1, whole genome shotgun sequence DNA encodes the following proteins:
- the cd302 gene encoding CD302 antigen: MESTEWHLTSFVNLAVLTFLFLCSQGQVNGDCPADGRTWVPFGQSCYYFVHGNEDRFKSYTIEKAKEMCKDYGLLTVRSAEENSFIVENSLQVWKGGNNNMWLGMYYNSDDDEFKWNDESHVTFKNWEEGDAEDPEMPLIDTCVILHAASGKWENVSCSEQPQHGVVCETPQIRLQRKNASPLLSALVVISVIMILGISAAVWFLQQRKGSGSTLFPSFEYHPPFRAPSADQTCLVEAEEIDETS, encoded by the exons ATGGAGTCGACGGAATGGCACCTTACGTCGTTTGTAAACCTTGCtgttttaacttttttatttctctgctcgCAGGGACAGGTTAATGGAG ATTGCCCAGCAGATGGACGCACTTGGGTGCCCTTTGGCCAAAGCTGCTACTACTTCGTGCATGGAAACGAGGACCGTTTCAAAAGTTACACAATTGAAAAGGCAAAAGAGATGTGCAAAGACTATG GGCTCCTCACAGTGCGCAGTGCTGAGGAAAATAGCTTCATAGTGGAGAACAGTTTACAAGTGTGGAAAGGTGGCAACAACAACATGTGGCTGGGAATGTACTACAACAGTGATG atgatGAGTTTAAATGGAATGATGAGTCTCATGTGACCTTTAAGAACTGGGAGGAAGGGGACGCAGAGGATCCAGAAATGCCCCTTATTGACACGTGTGTGATACTGCATGCTGCCTCTGGGAAGTGGGAGAATGTCAGCTGCTCTGAACAGCCCCAGCATGGAGTGGTGTGTGAAACACCCCAGA TTCGACTACAGAGAAAGA ATGCTAGCCCTCTCCTCTCTGCCCTGGTCGTCATTAGCGTAATTATGATTCTGGGGATATCTGCAGCTGTGTGGTTCCTCCAGCAAAGGAAAGGCTCTGGTTCTACACTCTTTCCCTCCTTTGAGTACCATCCTCCTTTCAGAGCGCCCTCTGCTGACCAGACCTGCCTGGTGGAGGCTGAAGAGATTGATGAAACCTCCTGA